The following proteins are co-located in the [Pasteurella] mairii genome:
- the ptsI gene encoding phosphoenolpyruvate-protein phosphotransferase, with translation MISGIPASPGIVFGKALVLKEEKIVLDTQKIREDQIETEIARFYAGRAAAIEQLTSIKDRALRVLGEGKAAIFEGHLMILEDEELEEEIVDYLRSNKVNAGVAASAIIDQQVAMLSEIDDEYLKERAGDIRDIGNRLVKNILGMPIVDLGDINEEAILVAYDLTPSETAQLNLDNVLGFITDIGGRTSHTSIMARSLELPAIVGTNNVTQLVNTGDYLILDAVNNAVYVNPTQSEIDRLKSLAQQLAEEKAELAKLKDLPALTLDGRRVDVVANIGTIRDCEGADRNGAEGVGLYRTEFLFMDRDQLPTEEEQFIAYKDVVEAMSGRLVILRTMDIGGDKALPYLNLPKEMNPFLGWRAIRIALDRREILEAQLRAVLRASAFGKLAVMFPMIISVEEIRELKSVIGELKQALRNEGKAFDEDIQIGVMVETPSAAVNARFLAKEVDFFSIGTNDLTQYTLAVDRGNELISHLYNPMSPSVLNLIKQVIDASHAEGKWTGMCGELAGDEKATILLLGMGLDEFSMSAISVPRIKKLIRNVNYQDAKELADNALQQPTAADIEKLVVDFLAEKALN, from the coding sequence ATGATTTCAGGTATTCCAGCATCACCGGGAATTGTTTTCGGTAAAGCGCTTGTATTGAAAGAAGAAAAAATTGTACTTGATACACAAAAAATTCGTGAAGATCAAATTGAAACGGAAATTGCGCGTTTTTATGCAGGGCGAGCGGCAGCAATTGAGCAATTAACTTCAATTAAAGATCGTGCTTTGCGCGTTTTAGGCGAGGGAAAAGCGGCGATTTTCGAAGGTCATTTGATGATTTTGGAAGATGAAGAGTTAGAAGAAGAAATTGTTGATTATTTGCGTTCAAATAAAGTGAATGCTGGCGTGGCGGCGAGTGCGATTATTGATCAGCAAGTTGCTATGCTTTCCGAGATTGATGATGAATACTTGAAAGAGCGTGCCGGCGATATTCGTGATATCGGTAACCGTTTGGTGAAAAATATTTTAGGTATGCCAATTGTGGATTTGGGCGATATTAACGAAGAAGCGATTTTGGTTGCTTATGATTTGACGCCATCTGAAACAGCGCAATTAAATTTGGATAACGTATTAGGGTTTATTACCGATATTGGCGGCAGAACCTCACATACTTCAATTATGGCGCGTTCTTTAGAGTTGCCAGCGATTGTGGGAACCAATAATGTTACTCAATTGGTGAATACCGGTGATTATTTAATTCTTGATGCTGTAAATAATGCGGTTTATGTTAATCCGACACAATCCGAGATCGATCGATTGAAATCTTTAGCGCAACAATTAGCGGAAGAAAAAGCGGAATTAGCTAAATTAAAAGATTTGCCGGCGTTAACCTTAGATGGTCGTCGTGTGGATGTGGTGGCGAATATTGGGACAATTCGTGATTGCGAGGGGGCGGATCGTAACGGGGCGGAAGGCGTTGGTTTGTATCGTACCGAATTTTTGTTTATGGATCGTGATCAATTGCCAACGGAAGAAGAACAATTTATCGCGTATAAAGACGTCGTTGAGGCAATGAGTGGGCGTTTGGTGATTTTGCGTACCATGGATATTGGTGGTGATAAAGCGCTTCCATATTTGAATTTACCAAAAGAAATGAACCCGTTCTTAGGCTGGCGTGCTATTCGAATTGCTTTGGATCGTCGCGAAATTTTAGAAGCGCAATTGCGCGCCGTATTAAGAGCGTCGGCATTTGGTAAATTGGCAGTGATGTTCCCTATGATTATTTCGGTAGAAGAAATTCGCGAATTAAAATCGGTGATTGGTGAACTTAAACAAGCGTTACGCAATGAAGGAAAAGCCTTTGATGAAGATATTCAAATTGGTGTCATGGTGGAGACGCCATCTGCGGCGGTGAATGCGAGATTTTTAGCGAAAGAAGTAGATTTCTTCAGTATCGGTACCAATGATTTGACCCAATATACTTTAGCGGTGGATCGCGGTAATGAATTAATTTCTCATTTGTATAATCCAATGTCGCCATCTGTGTTGAATTTAATTAAACAAGTTATTGATGCTTCTCATGCAGAAGGTAAATGGACGGGGATGTGCGGTGAGTTAGCTGGTGATGAGAAAGCGACAATTTTGTTATTGGGAATGGGATTGGATGAGTTTAGTATGAGTGCGATTTCGGTTCCTCGTATTAAGAAACTTATTCGCAATGTAAATTATCAAGACGCGAAAGAACTAGCAGATAATGCTTTGCAACAACCTACTGCGGCGGATATTGAAAAATTAGTTGTAGATTTTTTAGCAGAAAAAGCATTAAACTAG
- the ptsH gene encoding phosphocarrier protein HPr, with the protein MYSKEVEIIAPNGLHTRPAAQFVKEAKAFVSEVTVTSGGKNASAKSLFKLQTLGLTQGTVITISAEGEDEQKAVEHLVALIPTLE; encoded by the coding sequence ATGTACTCAAAAGAGGTTGAAATTATTGCGCCAAATGGATTACACACTCGTCCAGCTGCTCAATTTGTCAAAGAAGCGAAAGCCTTTGTTTCTGAAGTAACGGTGACTTCTGGTGGCAAAAATGCCAGTGCGAAAAGTTTGTTTAAATTACAAACTCTTGGTTTAACTCAAGGCACCGTGATCACGATTTCTGCAGAAGGTGAGGACGAGCAAAAAGCGGTTGAACATTTAGTTGCCTTAATTCCGACGTTAGAATAG
- the rsgA gene encoding ribosome biogenesis GTPase RsgA yields MAKRKLTQNQQRRIQANNAKTLHRHQKKTKNEVAWQEDMLGESQEGIVVTRYAIHADVEDENGVIFRCNLRRTLSNVVVGDRVVWRKGNAQLQGVSGVIEAIHPRHSEISRPDYYDGLKVIAANIDRIVIVSAVLPSLSLNMIDRYLVMCENAHIPALIVLNKADLLSEEQRQEVEMQLQIYRDIGYETLMISAKSGENMQNLTALLAQGTAIFVGQSGVGKSSLIHYLLPQENILTGEVSATSGLGQHTTTSSRLYHLPQGGNLIDSPGIREFGLWHLDRDQITRGYREFQYVLGTCKFRDCKHLNDPGCALREAVEQGKIHAVRFENYHRLIAGIAEMKANRHFSTS; encoded by the coding sequence TTGGCAAAACGTAAATTAACCCAAAATCAACAACGTCGAATTCAAGCAAATAATGCGAAAACCTTGCACCGACATCAGAAAAAAACAAAAAATGAGGTAGCGTGGCAAGAGGATATGCTTGGCGAGTCACAAGAGGGCATTGTGGTGACAAGATATGCTATTCATGCGGATGTGGAGGATGAGAATGGCGTGATTTTTCGGTGTAATTTGCGTCGGACGCTGTCGAATGTGGTGGTGGGTGATCGGGTGGTTTGGCGCAAAGGTAATGCGCAATTGCAAGGCGTTAGCGGAGTGATTGAAGCAATTCATCCGCGTCATTCGGAAATTTCTCGCCCTGATTATTACGACGGGTTAAAAGTGATTGCGGCGAATATTGATCGTATTGTGATTGTATCGGCGGTGTTACCGAGTTTGTCATTGAATATGATTGATCGTTATTTGGTGATGTGTGAAAACGCGCATATTCCGGCGTTGATTGTGCTCAATAAAGCGGATCTATTGAGCGAAGAACAACGCCAAGAGGTGGAGATGCAGCTACAAATTTATCGTGATATTGGCTATGAAACCTTGATGATTTCGGCAAAGAGCGGTGAAAATATGCAAAATTTGACCGCACTTTTAGCGCAAGGTACAGCGATTTTTGTTGGGCAATCCGGTGTGGGAAAATCCAGTTTAATTCATTATTTGTTGCCACAGGAGAATATTTTAACCGGAGAGGTGAGCGCAACTTCTGGGTTGGGGCAACATACCACGACCTCATCCCGTTTGTATCATTTACCACAAGGCGGGAATTTGATTGATTCTCCCGGCATTCGGGAATTTGGTTTGTGGCATTTGGATCGCGATCAAATTACGCGCGGCTATCGGGAGTTCCAATATGTGTTAGGGACTTGTAAGTTTCGGGATTGTAAACATCTCAACGATCCCGGTTGCGCTTTGCGCGAAGCAGTCGAGCAAGGCAAAATTCATGCGGTGCGTTTTGAGAATTATCACCGTTTGATCGCTGGTATTGCGGAAATGAAAGCAAATCGTCATTTTTCGACGAGTTGA
- the orn gene encoding oligoribonuclease — protein MKLDKQNLIWIDLEMTGLEPETDRIIEIATIVTDKDLNILAEGPVLAIHQTDEVLNQMNPWCVTTHTANGLVERVKVSKLNERAAELQTLDFLKQWVPQGVSPICGNSVAQDKRFLFKYMPELANYFHYRHLDVSTLKELASRWQPEVLKGFQKKNTHLALDDIRESIAELAYYREHFIRLSEKSE, from the coding sequence ATGAAATTAGATAAACAAAATCTTATTTGGATCGACCTCGAAATGACCGGCTTAGAACCAGAAACAGACCGCATTATTGAAATTGCTACGATCGTCACTGACAAAGATCTCAACATTCTCGCGGAAGGTCCCGTACTTGCCATTCATCAAACCGACGAAGTGCTTAACCAAATGAACCCATGGTGTGTCACAACGCACACCGCCAATGGGTTAGTTGAACGCGTAAAAGTCAGCAAATTAAACGAACGTGCTGCAGAATTGCAAACTCTCGACTTCCTAAAACAATGGGTTCCCCAAGGCGTCTCGCCAATTTGCGGTAACAGCGTAGCGCAAGATAAACGTTTTTTATTTAAATATATGCCGGAATTAGCCAACTATTTTCATTATCGCCACTTAGACGTCAGCACCTTAAAAGAATTAGCCTCGCGTTGGCAACCGGAGGTATTAAAAGGCTTTCAAAAGAAAAATACCCATCTCGCCCTCGACGATATTCGCGAATCCATTGCAGAATTAGCCTATTATCGTGAACATTTTATTCGTTTAAGCGAGAAAAGCGAATAA